From Apium graveolens cultivar Ventura chromosome 9, ASM990537v1, whole genome shotgun sequence, the proteins below share one genomic window:
- the LOC141684445 gene encoding protein phosphatase 1 regulatory inhibitor subunit PPP1R8 homolog, protein MYGRSGLDRFKKAQTLEPFSVAAGSVPKTTVQAASNAVSQPLVSFPQSQISNQPALYKNEHQVSRVPVVSDGAPTLAPAQNVTQIGGGQSTWQPPDWAIEPRPGFHYLDVLKDGEVLDRINLDKRKHIFGRQFQTCDYVLDHQSVSRQHAAVVPHKNGSVYVIDLGSAHGTFVANERLTKDSPVELEAGQSLRFAASTRIYILRKNEAALFPTPPQLKDINIPPPPDPSDEEAVLLYNTFINRYGLTNSGSESESTQLGNSSSKRQGGQQNGERAAKRLRKIKVAFKDQVGGELVEVVGVSDGADVETEPGPLGVKEGSLVGKYESLVQTTVIPKGKDTNSVKEVNPSQKGVTDKLKEVLNKVKNPLKGGIYDGLYGDSLPDKVGSSWAYPSASAGGRHTSPSKDVETMTLGATTKRAESNSKYDDDDENDEDLFG, encoded by the exons ATGTATGGAAGGTCGGGTCTTGATCGTTTTAAAAAGGCTCAGACTTTAGAACCATTTTCTGTAGCTGCGGGTTCAGTTCCCAAGACTACCGTACAGGCTGCTTCAAATGCTGTCTCACAACCTTTAGTTTCATTTCCTCAGTCACAGATATCTAACCAGCCAGCCTTGTACAAGAACGAACATCAAGTTTCTCGGGTACCTGTTGTATCTGATGGAGCTCCTACGCTTGCACCAGCTCAGAATGTTACTCAGATTGGAGGAGGACAATCCACTTGGCAGCCTCCTGATTGGGCAATTGAGCCCCGACCAGGATTTCATTATCTTGATGTTTTGAAGGATGGTGAGGTTCTTGATCGGATTAATCTAGACAAGCGGAAGCACATATTTGGGAGGCAGTTCCAAACTTGTGATTATGTGCTTGATCATCAATCTGTCTCACGCCAGCACGCAGCTGTAGTGCCTCACAAGAACGGAAG tgtttatGTAATTGATTTGGGATCTGCCCATGGCACATTTGTTGCAAATGAGAGACTAACAAAAGACTCTCCAGTGGAACTTGAGGCAGGGCAGTCTTTGCGTTTTGCCGCTTCAACAAGAATTTATATTCTGAGAAAGAATGAGGCAGCCCTTTTCCCTACACCTCCACAGTTAAAAGACATTAATATTCCTCCACCTCCTGACCCATCAGATGAAGAAGCTGTTTTACTTTATAACACTTTTATAAACCGTTATGGTTTGACAAATTCTGGCTCAGAATCTGAATCCACGCAATTAGGAAACTCTTCAAGTAAAAGGCAAGGAGGCCAGCAGAATGGGGAGAGGGCTGCTAAGAGATTGAGGAAAATAAAGGTGGCATTTAAGGATCAGGTTGGAGGAGAGCTGGTTGAGGTTGTTGGGGTGTCGGATGGTGCAGATGTAGAAACTGAACCTGGTCCATTAGGTGTGAAGGAAGGAAGTCTGGTCGGAAAATACGAATCCCTTGTTCAAACCACGGTTATACCTAAAGGGAAGGACACAAACTCTGTGAAGGAAGTCAACCCATCCCAAAAAGGCGTCACAGATAAATTGAAAGAAGTTCTAAACAAGGTGAAAAATCCACTGAAAGGTGGAATCTACGATGGCCTATATGGAGATTCATTACCTGACAAAGTTGGTTCATCGTGGGCGTATCCATCTGCTAGTGCTGGTGGTAGGCACACTTCTCCAAGTAAAGATGTGGAAACTATGACTCTTGGTGCTACGACTAAAAGAGCTGAAAGTAACTCAAAgtatgatgatgatgatgaaaatgatgaagatttATTTGGGTAG